The Arachis hypogaea cultivar Tifrunner chromosome 14, arahy.Tifrunner.gnm2.J5K5, whole genome shotgun sequence genome has a segment encoding these proteins:
- the LOC112741334 gene encoding nudix hydrolase 2 isoform X3 — translation MLRSLPKLSPLLSSARTTNIPRFLANSLRFVSSAQTITRTKTSTGRIAMTTRAPIRPMSSSTVSSITAEDHVQQPKLLKSTDDDHDGVIVEMDQPMDAATFVLILRSSISHWKQLGKKGVWIKLPIHLASLVEPLVKEGFWYHHAEPKYLMLVYWIPETANTIPVNATHRVGIGAFVMNEKREVLVVQENSGHFRGSGVWKFPTGVVDQEEDICVAAVREVKEETGKQRLEIEASRWMPFEEYSAQPFVQKHDLLKYISDVCSAKIDGRYSGYSAVSTSSSFSDQKYYLYLNAGALKSSL, via the exons ATGCTGAGATCGCTGCCAAAACTCTCACCATTGTTATCCTCAGCCAGAACCACCAACATTCCTCGTTTCCTTGCAAATTCTCTCCGTTTCGTCTCTTCAGCCCAGACAATAACAAGAACTAAAACTTCAACAG GCAGGATTGCAATGACGACCCGTGCTCCAATTCGACCTATGTCTTCatctacagtttcatcaataactGCTGAAGATCATGTTCAACAGCCTAAGTTACTTAAATCAactgatgatgatcatgatggtGTTATCGTGGAAATGGATCAACCTATGGATGCTGCAACATTTGTACTGATTCTCAGATCCTCAATCTCTCACTGGAAGCAATTG GGCAAGAAGGGTGTATGGATAAAATTGCCGATTCATTTAGCCAGTCTTGTTGAACCTCTAGTTAAG GAAGGTTTCTGGTACCACCATGCAGAGCCAAAATATTTAATGCTTGTATATTGGATTCCTGAAACTGCAAATACCATTCCTGTCAATGCCACACATAGGGTGGGCATTGGTGCATTTGTCATGAATGAAAAACGAGAG GTCCTAGTTGTTCAAGAAAACAGTGGACATTTTCGTGGATCTGGAGTCTGGAAATTCCCTACTGGAGTTGTTGATCAG GAAGAAGATATTTGTGTAGCAGCAGTAAGAGAGGTGAAAGAAGAAACAGGA AAGCAGAGATTAGAGATAGAGGCATCACGG TGGATGCCATTTGAGGAGTACTCAGCTCAGCCATTTGTCCAAAAGCACGATCTTTTGAAGTACATAAGCGATGTATGCTCGGCAAAGATTGACGGGCGATATTCTGGATATAGTGCTGTATCTACTTCATCAAGCTTCTCTGATCagaaatattatttgtatttgaATGCTGGGGCCTTAAAGAGTTCTTTGTAA
- the LOC112741333 gene encoding uncharacterized protein has protein sequence MDLLAAATAAAADGDNFPVPDHVAPFPDSGDLLYAAIPTSLRSNNPQKLRPIRSVAAARASSFHRNGQLPEPPDTGGSPSVEEDRLGSGSGHDDGRTVPLCQESGSSLDDDDGNDIENSSGSGKHPGMPKRKRKMERRLEDFVENMVKKVMEKQDQMHKQLVDMIEKKEKERVMREEAWKQQEIERIRKDEEARTQERSRNLALISVIQNLLGHEIQIPQPAEVSSKGEEDEPGHEGEEANAQKSLGVSGEGSNNRWPDVEVQALITLRTSMEQKFHLMGSKVSIWEEISEAMNKMGYHRSAKKCKEKWENINKYYKRTIGSGKKRRQNSKSCPYFNELDVLYSNGLLNLGNPLSSSTNDVSKIEKEENET, from the exons ATGGACCTCTTAGCCGCCgccaccgccgccgccgccgaTGGCGACAACTTCCCGGTCCCTGACCACGTCGCCCCATTCCCCGATTCCGGCGACCTCCTCTACGCCGCCATTCCCACATCCCTCCGCAGCAACAACCCCCAAAAGCTCCGCCCAATCCGCTCCGTCGCTGCCGCTAGAGCATCCTCTTTCCACCGTAACGGCCAGCTTCCAGAACCTCCCGATACCGGTGGTTCCCCTTCGGTTGAAGAAGATCGGCTTGGTTCCGGGTCGGGTCACGATGACGGGCGCACTGTTCCGTTGTGTCAGGAATCTGG CTCATCtttggatgatgatgatggtaaTGACATTGAAAATTCATCTGGGAGTGGCAAACACCCAGGCATGCCAAAGCGAAAGAGGAAGATGGAGAGAAGACTCGAAGATTTCGTGGAGAATATGGTAAAGAAGGTGATGGAAAAGCAAGACCAGATGCATAAACAGTTAGTGGACATGATTgaaaagaaggagaaggaaagagtAATGAGAGAAGAAGCTTGGAAGCAGCAAGAGATCGAGAGAATAAGGAAGGACGAAGAGGCCAGAACCCAAGAGAGGTCACGAAATTTAGCCCTCATATCTGTCATCCAAAATCTGCTTGGCCATGAGATTCAAATCCCGCAACCGGCAGAGGTAAGCAGCAAAGGAGAAGAGGACGAACCGGGACACGAAGGCGAGGAAGCGAATGCTCAAAAGAGTCTCGGCGTCAGTGGTGAGGGAAGTAACAACAGGTGGCCTGATGTTGAAGTTCAAGCGCTGATAACCTTGAGAACTTCAATGGAGCAGAAATTTCATCTTATGGGATCCAAGGTATCAATATGGGAGGAGATATCTGAAGCAATGAATAAAATGGGATACCACCGTTCTGCAAAGAAGTGCAAGGAAAAATGGGAGAACATCAACAAGTACTATAAAAGGACGATAGGGAGTGGCAAGAAGCGGCGTCAAAATAGTAAATCCTGCCCTTACTTTAATGAGTTGGATGTTCTATATAGCAATGGTCTCCTCAATCTTGGAAATCCCTTGAGCAGTAGTACCAATGATGTGTCCAAGATTGAAAAGGAGGAAAATGAAACTTGA
- the LOC112741334 gene encoding nudix hydrolase 2 isoform X4 gives MLRSLPKLSPLLSSARTTNIPRFLANSLRFVSSAQTITRTKTSTGRIAMTTRAPIRPMSSSTVSSITAEDHVQQPKLLKSTDDDHDGVIVEMDQPMDAATFVLILRSSISHWKQLGKKGVWIKLPIHLASLVEPLVKVLVVQENSGHFRGSGVWKFPTGVVDQEEDICVAAVREVKEETGVDSEFVEVLAFSRQSHKSFFDKSDLFFVCMMRPLSSDIQKQRLEIEASRWMPFEEYSAQPFVQKHDLLKYISDVCSAKIDGRYSGYSAVSTSSSFSDQKYYLYLNAGALKSSL, from the exons ATGCTGAGATCGCTGCCAAAACTCTCACCATTGTTATCCTCAGCCAGAACCACCAACATTCCTCGTTTCCTTGCAAATTCTCTCCGTTTCGTCTCTTCAGCCCAGACAATAACAAGAACTAAAACTTCAACAG GCAGGATTGCAATGACGACCCGTGCTCCAATTCGACCTATGTCTTCatctacagtttcatcaataactGCTGAAGATCATGTTCAACAGCCTAAGTTACTTAAATCAactgatgatgatcatgatggtGTTATCGTGGAAATGGATCAACCTATGGATGCTGCAACATTTGTACTGATTCTCAGATCCTCAATCTCTCACTGGAAGCAATTG GGCAAGAAGGGTGTATGGATAAAATTGCCGATTCATTTAGCCAGTCTTGTTGAACCTCTAGTTAAG GTCCTAGTTGTTCAAGAAAACAGTGGACATTTTCGTGGATCTGGAGTCTGGAAATTCCCTACTGGAGTTGTTGATCAG GAAGAAGATATTTGTGTAGCAGCAGTAAGAGAGGTGAAAGAAGAAACAGGA GTTGACTCCGAATTCGTTGAAGTATTAGCATTCAG CAGACAAAGTCATAAATCATTCTTTGACAAGTCAGATCTATTCTTTGTGTGCATGATGCGGCCCCTTTCTTCCGACATCCAGAAGCAGAGATTAGAGATAGAGGCATCACGG TGGATGCCATTTGAGGAGTACTCAGCTCAGCCATTTGTCCAAAAGCACGATCTTTTGAAGTACATAAGCGATGTATGCTCGGCAAAGATTGACGGGCGATATTCTGGATATAGTGCTGTATCTACTTCATCAAGCTTCTCTGATCagaaatattatttgtatttgaATGCTGGGGCCTTAAAGAGTTCTTTGTAA
- the LOC112741334 gene encoding nudix hydrolase 2 isoform X1, with protein MLRSLPKLSPLLSSARTTNIPRFLANSLRFVSSAQTITRTKTSTGRIAMTTRAPIRPMSSSTVSSITAEDHVQQPKLLKSTDDDHDGVIVEMDQPMDAATFVLILRSSISHWKQLGKKGVWIKLPIHLASLVEPLVKEGFWYHHAEPKYLMLVYWIPETANTIPVNATHRVGIGAFVMNEKREVLVVQENSGHFRGSGVWKFPTGVVDQEEDICVAAVREVKEETGVDSEFVEVLAFSRQSHKSFFDKSDLFFVCMMRPLSSDIQKQRLEIEASRWMPFEEYSAQPFVQKHDLLKYISDVCSAKIDGRYSGYSAVSTSSSFSDQKYYLYLNAGALKSSL; from the exons ATGCTGAGATCGCTGCCAAAACTCTCACCATTGTTATCCTCAGCCAGAACCACCAACATTCCTCGTTTCCTTGCAAATTCTCTCCGTTTCGTCTCTTCAGCCCAGACAATAACAAGAACTAAAACTTCAACAG GCAGGATTGCAATGACGACCCGTGCTCCAATTCGACCTATGTCTTCatctacagtttcatcaataactGCTGAAGATCATGTTCAACAGCCTAAGTTACTTAAATCAactgatgatgatcatgatggtGTTATCGTGGAAATGGATCAACCTATGGATGCTGCAACATTTGTACTGATTCTCAGATCCTCAATCTCTCACTGGAAGCAATTG GGCAAGAAGGGTGTATGGATAAAATTGCCGATTCATTTAGCCAGTCTTGTTGAACCTCTAGTTAAG GAAGGTTTCTGGTACCACCATGCAGAGCCAAAATATTTAATGCTTGTATATTGGATTCCTGAAACTGCAAATACCATTCCTGTCAATGCCACACATAGGGTGGGCATTGGTGCATTTGTCATGAATGAAAAACGAGAG GTCCTAGTTGTTCAAGAAAACAGTGGACATTTTCGTGGATCTGGAGTCTGGAAATTCCCTACTGGAGTTGTTGATCAG GAAGAAGATATTTGTGTAGCAGCAGTAAGAGAGGTGAAAGAAGAAACAGGA GTTGACTCCGAATTCGTTGAAGTATTAGCATTCAG CAGACAAAGTCATAAATCATTCTTTGACAAGTCAGATCTATTCTTTGTGTGCATGATGCGGCCCCTTTCTTCCGACATCCAGAAGCAGAGATTAGAGATAGAGGCATCACGG TGGATGCCATTTGAGGAGTACTCAGCTCAGCCATTTGTCCAAAAGCACGATCTTTTGAAGTACATAAGCGATGTATGCTCGGCAAAGATTGACGGGCGATATTCTGGATATAGTGCTGTATCTACTTCATCAAGCTTCTCTGATCagaaatattatttgtatttgaATGCTGGGGCCTTAAAGAGTTCTTTGTAA
- the LOC112741334 gene encoding nudix hydrolase 2 isoform X2, producing the protein MLRSLPKLSPLLSSARTTNIPRFLANSLRFVSSAQTITRTKTSTGRIAMTTRAPIRPMSSSTVSSITAEDHVQQPKLLKSTDDDHDGVIVEMDQPMDAATFVLILRSSISHWKQLGKKGVWIKLPIHLASLVEPLVKEGFWYHHAEPKYLMLVYWIPETANTIPVNATHRVGIGAFVMNEKREVLVVQENSGHFRGSGVWKFPTGVVDQEEDICVAAVREVKEETGVDSEFVEVLAFRQSHKSFFDKSDLFFVCMMRPLSSDIQKQRLEIEASRWMPFEEYSAQPFVQKHDLLKYISDVCSAKIDGRYSGYSAVSTSSSFSDQKYYLYLNAGALKSSL; encoded by the exons ATGCTGAGATCGCTGCCAAAACTCTCACCATTGTTATCCTCAGCCAGAACCACCAACATTCCTCGTTTCCTTGCAAATTCTCTCCGTTTCGTCTCTTCAGCCCAGACAATAACAAGAACTAAAACTTCAACAG GCAGGATTGCAATGACGACCCGTGCTCCAATTCGACCTATGTCTTCatctacagtttcatcaataactGCTGAAGATCATGTTCAACAGCCTAAGTTACTTAAATCAactgatgatgatcatgatggtGTTATCGTGGAAATGGATCAACCTATGGATGCTGCAACATTTGTACTGATTCTCAGATCCTCAATCTCTCACTGGAAGCAATTG GGCAAGAAGGGTGTATGGATAAAATTGCCGATTCATTTAGCCAGTCTTGTTGAACCTCTAGTTAAG GAAGGTTTCTGGTACCACCATGCAGAGCCAAAATATTTAATGCTTGTATATTGGATTCCTGAAACTGCAAATACCATTCCTGTCAATGCCACACATAGGGTGGGCATTGGTGCATTTGTCATGAATGAAAAACGAGAG GTCCTAGTTGTTCAAGAAAACAGTGGACATTTTCGTGGATCTGGAGTCTGGAAATTCCCTACTGGAGTTGTTGATCAG GAAGAAGATATTTGTGTAGCAGCAGTAAGAGAGGTGAAAGAAGAAACAGGA GTTGACTCCGAATTCGTTGAAGTATTAGCATTCAG ACAAAGTCATAAATCATTCTTTGACAAGTCAGATCTATTCTTTGTGTGCATGATGCGGCCCCTTTCTTCCGACATCCAGAAGCAGAGATTAGAGATAGAGGCATCACGG TGGATGCCATTTGAGGAGTACTCAGCTCAGCCATTTGTCCAAAAGCACGATCTTTTGAAGTACATAAGCGATGTATGCTCGGCAAAGATTGACGGGCGATATTCTGGATATAGTGCTGTATCTACTTCATCAAGCTTCTCTGATCagaaatattatttgtatttgaATGCTGGGGCCTTAAAGAGTTCTTTGTAA
- the LOC112741334 gene encoding nudix hydrolase 2 isoform X5, which produces MLRSLPKLSPLLSSARTTNIPRFLANSLRFVSSAQTITRTKTSTGRIAMTTRAPIRPMSSSTVSSITAEDHVQQPKLLKSTDDDHDGVIVEMDQPMDAATFVLILRSSISHWKQLGKKGVWIKLPIHLASLVEPLVKVLVVQENSGHFRGSGVWKFPTGVVDQEEDICVAAVREVKEETGVDSEFVEVLAFRQSHKSFFDKSDLFFVCMMRPLSSDIQKQRLEIEASRWMPFEEYSAQPFVQKHDLLKYISDVCSAKIDGRYSGYSAVSTSSSFSDQKYYLYLNAGALKSSL; this is translated from the exons ATGCTGAGATCGCTGCCAAAACTCTCACCATTGTTATCCTCAGCCAGAACCACCAACATTCCTCGTTTCCTTGCAAATTCTCTCCGTTTCGTCTCTTCAGCCCAGACAATAACAAGAACTAAAACTTCAACAG GCAGGATTGCAATGACGACCCGTGCTCCAATTCGACCTATGTCTTCatctacagtttcatcaataactGCTGAAGATCATGTTCAACAGCCTAAGTTACTTAAATCAactgatgatgatcatgatggtGTTATCGTGGAAATGGATCAACCTATGGATGCTGCAACATTTGTACTGATTCTCAGATCCTCAATCTCTCACTGGAAGCAATTG GGCAAGAAGGGTGTATGGATAAAATTGCCGATTCATTTAGCCAGTCTTGTTGAACCTCTAGTTAAG GTCCTAGTTGTTCAAGAAAACAGTGGACATTTTCGTGGATCTGGAGTCTGGAAATTCCCTACTGGAGTTGTTGATCAG GAAGAAGATATTTGTGTAGCAGCAGTAAGAGAGGTGAAAGAAGAAACAGGA GTTGACTCCGAATTCGTTGAAGTATTAGCATTCAG ACAAAGTCATAAATCATTCTTTGACAAGTCAGATCTATTCTTTGTGTGCATGATGCGGCCCCTTTCTTCCGACATCCAGAAGCAGAGATTAGAGATAGAGGCATCACGG TGGATGCCATTTGAGGAGTACTCAGCTCAGCCATTTGTCCAAAAGCACGATCTTTTGAAGTACATAAGCGATGTATGCTCGGCAAAGATTGACGGGCGATATTCTGGATATAGTGCTGTATCTACTTCATCAAGCTTCTCTGATCagaaatattatttgtatttgaATGCTGGGGCCTTAAAGAGTTCTTTGTAA
- the LOC112741337 gene encoding putative lipid-binding protein AIR1B, which yields MAASYYKGINVASTYVVALMLCFNLLSLTKVSSNYVIPTIPIPIEKGTCPIDALKLGVCANVLNLAKVKLGSPPTLPCCNLIKGLADLEAAACLCTALKANVLGLNLDVPLSLSLILNNCGINNSAFKCN from the coding sequence ATGGCTGCTTCTTATTATAAGGGCATCAATGTTGCATCAACTTATGTAGTAGCCTTAATGTTATGCTTCAATCTACTATCATTGACTAAGGTGAGTTCCAACTATGTCATTCCTACAATTCCAATACCTATTGAAAAGGGTACATGCCCTATAGATGCCCTTAAGTTAGGGGTGTGTGCCAATGTGTTGAACTTGGCTAAGGTCAAATTAGGGTCACCACCAACCCTACCATGTTGCAATCTCATTAAGGGTTTGGCTGATCTTGAAGCTGCTGCTTGCCTTTGCACTGCCCTCAAAGCCAATGTCCTTGGACTCAACCTTGATGTTCCTCTTTCCTTGAGCCTCATTCTCAACAATTGTGGAATTAACAACAGTGCTTTCAAGTGTAATTAA